From the Cryptomeria japonica chromosome 2, Sugi_1.0, whole genome shotgun sequence genome, one window contains:
- the LOC131052356 gene encoding cytochrome P450 734A1, with the protein MEWVLWGLAAVCAGLVLFLLKIATTIWWKPLQVKRAFEAQGIKGPPYRLFYGNSADISTMIDEQRDKPMPLSHDILPRVLPHYHQWTKTYGQDFIFWFGPHVRLVVPHPELIKEILSTKFGNYPRFADDPLSKQLVGQGLVGLTGEKWTRHRKIINPAFHMDLLKGMIPTIVKSCASMLEEWSKLVTSGSPEIDVQKEFRDLTSDVIARTAFGSSFAQGKHIFDLQGKQMILAFESFRTVYIPGFRFLPTTKNRQRWNVEKEIRRSLRQVIDAREKTAGIEKTGRYGADLLGFMMSQSKDQMGVNGRSNGGLSTEEIIDECKTFYFAGHETTSILLTWTIILLGIHQEWQEQGRREVLQVCGKNNYPDADSLSRLKIVGMIINEALRLYPPAVFLSRHASEQTKLGKLSIPAGTQFMLPILAIHHDPSLWGSDAKDFNPGRFSEGIAKAAKHPMAFMPFGAGPTICVGQNLALLEAKLVLAMILQKFSFLTSPSYTHAPSLLITLKPEYGAQVIFRMD; encoded by the exons ATGGAGTGGGTATTATGGGGTTTGGCGGCTGTTTGTGCTGGTTTAGTTTTGTTTTTGCTCAAGATTGCAACAACAATATGGTGGAAGCCTCTGCAAGTGAAAAGGGCATTTGAAGCCCAAGGAATCAAGGGTCCTCCATACAGGCTATTCTATGGAAATTCTGCAGATATATCAACAATGATCGATGAGCAGAGAGACAAACCCATGCCACTCTCACATGACATACTCCCTCGAGTTCTTCCCCATTATCATCAGTGGACCAAAACCTATG GTCAGGATTTTATTTTCTGGTTTGGGCCTCATGTCAGGTTGGTTGTTCCCCACCCCGAGCTTATTAAGGAGATATTGTCCACTAAATTTGGCAACTATCCTAGGTTTGCCGATGATCCGCTTTCAAAACAACTGGTTGGACAGGGACTTGTAGGGTTGACAGGTGAGAAATGGACACGGCACAGGAAAATCATAAATCCTGCTTTCCATATGGATCTCTTGAAG GGGATGATTCCAACAATTGTGAAAAGTTGTGCCAGTATGTTGGAGGAGTGGAGTAAATTGGTAACGTCAGGTTCTCCGGAAATTGATGTACAAAAGGAGTTTCGTGATCTCACGTCCGATGTTATTGCACGCACAGCATTTGGTAGCAGTTTTGCACAAGGAAAGCATATCTTTGATTTGCAGGGCAAACAGATGATTCTTGCATTTGAATCATTTCGCACTGTTTATATTCCAGGTTTCAG GTTTCTACCTACTACAAAGAATAGGCAACGTTGGAATGTGGAGAAGGAAATAAGAAGATCCTTAAGACAAGTTATAGATGCCAGGGAAAAGACTGCTGGAATTGAAAAAACAGGTAGATATGGTGCCGATCTGCTTGGTTTTATGATGTCTCAGAGCAAGGACCAGATGGGAGTCAATGGGAGAAGTAATGGAGGCCTGAGTACAGAGGAAATCATTGATGAATGCAAGACTTTCTACTTTGCTGGTCATGAAACGACATCAATACTGTTGACATGGACTATAATATTGTTGGGCATACATCAAGAATGGCAAGAGCAAGGTCGCAGAGAGGTACTGCAAGTATGTGGAAAAAACAATTATCCAGATGCAGACAGCTTAAGTCGCCTCAAAATT GTTGGAATGATTATAAATGAGGCCTTGAGACTTTATCCACCTGCAGTATTTCTATCGCGACATGCATCTGAGCAAACAAAACTTGGAAAGCTATCAATTCCTGCAGGTACTCAATTTATGCTTCCGATCCTTGCAATCCACCATGATCCTTCTTTGTGGGGAAGTGATGCCAAAGATTTCAACCCAGGGCGATTTAGTGAAGGAATTGCAAAGGCTGCAAAGCATCCCATGGCATTCATGCCCTTTGGAGCAGGTCCAACTATATGTGTGGGTCAGAATTTGGCCTTGTTAGAAGCAAAATTGGTGTTGGCCATGATTCTGCAAAAGTTTTCTTTTCTGACTTCACCATCTTATACTCATGCTCCTTCGCTTTTAATTACTCTGAAACCTGAATATGGAGCCCAGGTTATCTTTCGCATGGACTAA